A genomic stretch from Algoriphagus halophilus includes:
- a CDS encoding gluconate 5-dehydrogenase gives MKPNFDLKGKTALVTGATHGLGMAMAKALALSGANLVINGHTPSKMEAAFENYTNAGIRVHPYLFNVSDEIAVNNSISKIESEVGPIDILVNNAGLIQRTPALEMNPSDFRKIIDIDLVSPFIVSQRVAKSMISRKKGGKIINICSMMSELGRDTVSAYAAAKGGLKMLTRNLATEWAKYNIQVNGIGPGYFATDQTAPIRVNGHPFNDFIIDRTPAGRWGNPEDLGGVAVFLASEASNFINGQVIYVDGGILATIGKPHGE, from the coding sequence ATGAAGCCCAACTTTGATTTAAAAGGAAAAACAGCGCTTGTCACTGGTGCCACTCATGGGTTGGGAATGGCCATGGCTAAGGCGTTGGCACTTAGCGGAGCAAATTTGGTGATCAATGGTCACACTCCCTCCAAAATGGAGGCTGCTTTTGAAAATTATACCAATGCTGGCATTCGAGTCCACCCGTATCTTTTCAATGTATCCGATGAAATCGCTGTGAATAATTCCATTTCTAAAATTGAATCTGAAGTGGGGCCTATAGATATTTTAGTCAATAATGCGGGGTTGATACAACGGACTCCTGCCCTGGAAATGAATCCCAGCGACTTTAGAAAAATTATTGATATTGATTTAGTCTCTCCTTTCATCGTTTCCCAAAGAGTAGCTAAATCTATGATCAGCAGAAAGAAGGGAGGAAAGATCATCAACATTTGTTCGATGATGAGTGAATTGGGTCGTGATACGGTTAGTGCCTATGCAGCAGCAAAAGGTGGCTTAAAAATGCTTACGCGTAACTTGGCTACCGAATGGGCAAAATACAACATTCAAGTCAATGGCATTGGTCCTGGCTATTTTGCAACAGATCAAACTGCTCCCATCAGAGTCAACGGACATCCCTTCAACGATTTTATTATAGACAGAACACCAGCAGGAAGATGGGGAAACCCTGAAGATCTCGGAGGCGTGGCGGTCTTCTTGGCTAGTGAAGCCAGCAATTTCATTAATGGCCAGGTCATCTATGTTGATGGAGGAATCTTGGCAACAATTGGAAAACCTCATGGAGAATAA